The following proteins are co-located in the Pseudarthrobacter siccitolerans genome:
- a CDS encoding PLDc N-terminal domain-containing protein — MAKKKTWKEMSPTAKAGIILTGIVNLSLLVAAQRDISRRPAAMINGPKAAWRAASFINFIGPVGYFTFGRKRPTPVM, encoded by the coding sequence ATGGCTAAGAAAAAGACCTGGAAGGAAATGTCCCCCACCGCGAAGGCGGGCATCATTCTGACGGGGATCGTCAACCTGTCCCTGCTCGTGGCAGCGCAGCGGGACATCTCAAGGCGCCCCGCGGCAATGATCAATGGTCCCAAGGCGGCCTGGCGGGCGGCGTCCTTCATCAACTTCATCGGCCCGGTGGGCTACTTCACCTTCGGCCGGAAGAGGCCAACACCGGTGATGTAG